One Archangium violaceum genomic window, CGAGTCTCCACTCTCGAGGGCCCCGCCGTTGATGTCATCGATCGTGAACGTCTCCCACTCTTGCGCGACCGTCGCCGTCGCGCTCACCTCGCCGCCGCCGTTGTTTCGAGCGCCCACGTATCGATTGCCGAGCACCGTCTTGAAGCTCACGCCGGAGGTGAGCAATGGACTCGAGGCGGCCTCTGTTTCGTCGTCCTGCCCGTCAGGCGAACTGCTCACCGGAGTGCACGCGCCCGAGAGCAACAGAGCCGAGCACGCGGCACGAAGGAACAGCTTTGAACGTTTGAAACGGAGCATGAATCCTGCCTTGTTTGACGGGCGGAGGTTGAAGTTTGCCCTCACGCCTACAGAGACTCTTGCGGCT contains:
- a CDS encoding fascin domain-containing protein, with the translated sequence MRANFNLRPSNKAGFMLRFKRSKLFLRAACSALLLSGACTPVSSSPDGQDDETEAASSPLLTSGVSFKTVLGNRYVGARNNGGGEVSATATVAQEWETFTIDDINGGALESGDSIFIIAGTGQYFQAANGGGSTLNAASWNRLGWETFRIVKLVRRHDAASSRYAL